One window of Thermacetogenium phaeum DSM 12270 genomic DNA carries:
- a CDS encoding GerAB/ArcD/ProY family transporter, whose protein sequence is MGIEKGRISWSQVIFLTANTILASMVLITPAFLTGTAGQDAWLAVLVAGFFGIVFGLVVFSLGRRFSHKNLVEYSIDLVGPWAGRLLGIVFGLFFLYLNSYIVRSFGDMLVTEAMPETPLVVFTILMVGLAAYGVYLGLEVFSRVNEIIFPLSVLIAVVFIGLGIPDMDFYQLKPLFERSFFDVLRGAMILFGFFAEGAFLLMIFPNLQTSGQDRKIVLAVSLILTITMLVDVVGLIALFGYEETSRFLFPSFELAKSVHLGIFIDRLESLVVGVWVATISLKVMVFYYISVLTFAEVFGLKDYRPLVLPFAFLLTGISVLGWSNSNQVRIFLQYYFPLLSINVLGGITLLLYIVSFWRRGKSEKGGGKNEEGAFPQD, encoded by the coding sequence ATGGGTATCGAAAAAGGCAGAATTTCCTGGAGTCAGGTAATCTTCTTAACTGCAAACACCATACTGGCCAGCATGGTTTTGATAACTCCTGCTTTTTTGACAGGGACGGCGGGACAGGATGCCTGGCTGGCCGTCCTTGTCGCCGGCTTCTTCGGTATTGTTTTCGGATTGGTCGTTTTTTCCCTGGGACGGCGCTTCTCCCATAAGAACCTTGTCGAATACAGCATTGACCTTGTTGGGCCTTGGGCAGGCAGGCTGCTGGGGATCGTCTTCGGACTCTTTTTTCTCTACCTCAACTCCTATATCGTCCGTTCCTTCGGTGATATGTTGGTTACCGAAGCGATGCCGGAAACCCCCTTGGTTGTTTTTACGATCCTGATGGTGGGGCTGGCTGCCTACGGGGTCTATCTGGGGCTGGAGGTTTTCAGTCGGGTGAACGAGATCATTTTTCCCCTGTCTGTGCTGATCGCAGTTGTGTTCATTGGTCTGGGGATTCCGGATATGGATTTTTATCAACTGAAGCCGCTTTTTGAGCGCTCCTTCTTCGATGTGCTGCGCGGCGCCATGATTCTCTTCGGCTTCTTCGCCGAGGGAGCGTTTCTGTTGATGATTTTTCCCAATTTGCAGACCTCCGGGCAGGACAGGAAGATTGTCCTTGCGGTGAGCCTGATCCTCACCATTACGATGCTGGTCGATGTTGTGGGGTTAATCGCTCTCTTCGGATACGAAGAGACCTCCCGCTTTCTCTTTCCGAGTTTTGAGCTGGCCAAAAGCGTGCATTTGGGCATTTTTATCGATCGCCTGGAATCTCTGGTAGTAGGGGTTTGGGTGGCGACCATCTCCCTTAAAGTGATGGTTTTTTATTACATCTCTGTGCTGACCTTTGCAGAGGTTTTCGGCTTAAAGGACTATCGCCCTTTGGTCTTGCCGTTTGCTTTTCTCCTGACGGGGATATCTGTGTTGGGGTGGAGCAACAGCAACCAGGTCCGGATTTTCCTTCAGTACTATTTTCCTCTTCTCTCTATAAACGTACTGGGGGGGATAACGCTCTTGCTCTACATTGTTTCCTTTTGGCGACGGGGAAAATCTGAAAAGGGGGGCGGAAAAAATGAGGAGGGCGCTTTTCCCCAAGACTAA